The Oscillospiraceae bacterium genome includes the window ACTTTTTCAATACGGGTATAATCGATCTTTTTTTGTTCACATAGCGCGATATTCTTTGCAACCGAAACAGGCATAAGACAAATATCCTGAAATACAACGGACATAATCGTATAATATTCATCACGGTTATATTCATTTATATCATATCCAGCAACAATAATTTCCCCATCAGTCGGTCTGTAAAGTCCGCATAAAAGCTTTACAAGCGTCGTTTTACCGGCTCCGTTAAGCCCGACAAGCGCGATCTTTTCTCCTTTATTAATTTTTATATTAATATGTTTCAAAGTCTCATTTTCATTCTTCGGATAACGAAATGAAACATCATTAAATATAATTTCCGGTGATTGTTTTGGCAGCGACGAACCAATTCCTCGGTTGAAATGATCCGGCAGATCAAGAAACTCACGCAGGTCGCAAAAATCAAGGCTTGTTTTCTCTAATGCGTTGAAGGAATCGATCAGACCGAGCAGCCAGCCTGAATATTGTGAAATCAATCCGAAATACAGGACAAAATCCGCAGCAGACAAGTTTTTATTTAATACTGAATATATTAAAAATATATATGCCGCGCCATCGCGAACAAAGGTCATGACGGCAGAGATAAAATCAATAAGAAATCCGCGTTTTTCGCTTTTTCTGTTCCATACCAAACGGTCTTTAAGCAAAATTTCAAAAATATTTTGAAACCAGTCAGACATACCGTAAAGGCGGATATCTTTCGCCGCTTCAAAATTGCCCGCTTTACGCTGAACATATCCGCGTTTCCTATCAATCGGAATCCAATTATCTTTATTCCTGTATGTCCAACCGTTGTTCGCTTTATTGATATAATAATTTGCGACAGTCATACCTACAAGCAGCAATACGAGCCATGGATTCAAAGAAAAAATCAAAGCCGAATATGTAACAAGTCCGATTATATTTGACACGATATTTACAAGCTGAGCAAATACCTGTTGTGTACCGCCGTTGTCACCGCCAACCGCGTTAAACGCTTTTTGTAACTTTGTCTGCACGTCGGGGTTTTCATAATTCTCGTAATCCATATCCATGATTTTTTCGGTACATAAACCTATATATTTGAATCTGTTCCCGAAAGAGCGCCATTCGATTTTTGTGCTTATAATATTATCCAATAGATGTAATGAAAGCAAGCATCCCGACAGAATTAGAATACAGGATATCAGCTTTTCCGCCGATACTCCAATTGAAATAAGCTCAATCACATATTTTGAAAGATATGTCGCAGTCAGCGGAAGTACCACAATTAACGGCATACGTGCAACGGTAGCCAAAAGAAGTCCCTTGTCCATCTGCCATGCTTTTTTCATAAGGAAAAAAATATTGCTCGGCATTGAATACAGAGGCTTTTTCTTCGGTTCTTTTTTTATTCTTTCTTTTTTCATTCTATCCACCTCCACCGATATAATAACATAAAAGACCGTTCGTGTGTTTATTTTAGCACGAACGGTACAAAATTCAACACGAACGGTAATTTATTAATGGCAATTAATAAGCCCCGGTTTAAACGATATAAAAATATCGAAATGAACCGGGGCATTTCTATAGATATTAATCTCCAAAACTACGATATATCCGGCATATTTATATTGACTTTTATATATAAATCATATATAATAACAATATCTGTTTACAAATAAGGAGTTGGTAGTTTAAATGGACGGTGGCAGTTGGCTACAAGTCTTAATATTCATCGCACTTATGATGATCGGTGCATATTTTGGCGCAGCCGAAAGCTCTTTTTCCGCAATGAATAAAATTAGAATAAAGAATCTCGCCGACGAAGGGGACAAGCGCGCAAAAAACGCGATGTTTATTTCAAGCAACTTCGACCGCGCACTGACCACTCTGCTTGTGGGTAATAATATAACTCACATAGCCTGTGCGTCTATCGCGACCGTTGTCGCAATGAGACTTCTCGAGAATAAATCGAGTAATCCCGGGCTCTCGGCGACTATTATAACAACGGTTGCAGTTTATCTTTTTTGTGAAATGATTCCGAAAAGCTATGCCAATTCGCATAGTGAAAAGCTTTCATTGGCTTATTCGGGTTCGTTGCGCTTTTTGATGAAGCTGTTTTATCCGTTGGTTTTCTTTTTTACCCTTATTACCAAATGGTTTTCAAAGCTCTTCAATAAGAAACAGGAGCCGACGATTACAGAAGATGAGCTTTATGATATAATTGAAAATATAGAGGAAGAGGGCACGATGGACGAGGATCAGAGCGATCTGTTTAAATCAGCGCTCGAATATACAAAAACTTCGGTCGGCGATGTCATGACAATGC containing:
- a CDS encoding ABC transporter ATP-binding protein, whose product is MKKERIKKEPKKKPLYSMPSNIFFLMKKAWQMDKGLLLATVARMPLIVVLPLTATYLSKYVIELISIGVSAEKLISCILILSGCLLSLHLLDNIISTKIEWRSFGNRFKYIGLCTEKIMDMDYENYENPDVQTKLQKAFNAVGGDNGGTQQVFAQLVNIVSNIIGLVTYSALIFSLNPWLVLLLVGMTVANYYINKANNGWTYRNKDNWIPIDRKRGYVQRKAGNFEAAKDIRLYGMSDWFQNIFEILLKDRLVWNRKSEKRGFLIDFISAVMTFVRDGAAYIFLIYSVLNKNLSAADFVLYFGLISQYSGWLLGLIDSFNALEKTSLDFCDLREFLDLPDHFNRGIGSSLPKQSPEIIFNDVSFRYPKNENETLKHINIKINKGEKIALVGLNGAGKTTLVKLLCGLYRPTDGEIIVAGYDINEYNRDEYYTIMSVVFQDICLMPVSVAKNIALCEQKKIDYTRIEKVLTLSGLYEKVQSLPYKEDTLLLKSIHEEATDLSGGEKQKLALARALYKGGNVIVLDEPTAALDPIAENEMYKKYNELTTGATSVFISHRLSSTRFCDRILYLENGEITEEGTHDELMKLGGKYANMFNIQSHYYKEEIK